A single genomic interval of Apis cerana isolate GH-2021 linkage group LG14, AcerK_1.0, whole genome shotgun sequence harbors:
- the LOC107992571 gene encoding isoleucine--tRNA ligase, mitochondrial isoform X1: MYLVNKIVNMYRFIIKRTLITSQILKRKTNDELDIVKSYTKTKSKKQGKYSETILLPQTQFRVHLNGKIRIQEDKYLTEKCGFSELYNWQKKNLSGPDFILHDGPPYANGIPHMGHAINKILKDITLRYKIMNQNRVHYVPGWDCHGLPIELKAVHNNAENPLEIRKKARKYAEEAIIKQKKAFQSWGVTADWNESGYYFTSHSSYIKNQLRQFIKLYKKGIIFRDFMPVYWSPSSRTALAESELEYNQQHQSKAVIIRLYVDNIPVNLNSFKNHAIYALIWTTTPWSLVANQAITFSANATYCLVENNSRDLYIIAQDLLSTIELKLGSLRTLVCFKVLLGKELESSTYFHPFTKHKCPFLAANHVTTNLGTGLVHTAPAHGPEDFLVALENKIHILSIVDTEGRYTKEAGSQFCGLQVLTEGVDKVIDLLNQDILHVETLTHSYPYDWRTKKPVLIRASNQWFIDINSLKEKIIDNIKNIDIYPKCNHTSFMNALLAGIKNRPYWCISRQRSWGTPIPVVYSKTTGKAFTNEEIVERLCNSIDKYGPDCWWEYSIKDLIGLDMIEKLNIAVDDIEKGNDIMDIWFDSGISWSILPNGKANLYLEGYDQFNGWFQSSLITSIALQECPSYSAIFVHGFAVDENCLKMSKSIGNVINPEEILQGGSNLEKNPIYGVDVLRWWVANHGSQHTQIPVSRNIFDGCKQSVYKLRLILRFLLGALHPYYEDINCKPQYRIIDKYMLYLLFCYNEQIQQHYNNYDYHHASKMIMNFITNVSSLYCTLIKDRLYCDEATSSIRIAVIQVIKEILNVLIRSIAPILPHLAEEAWLYYPKNCAYIPLHCTQYNVLNSWNDPSIVQHINVALRLRYNILKIANKTTWKLHGIIDASKEDFISLCLFHDERHSSISELCEILQLSSVTLIENNTINETRIQVSEIQETLCERCRRYPETQKNGLCTRCAYVLSKNKSMQTVIV; this comes from the exons atgtatttagtgaataaaatagtaaatatgtatagatttataattaaacgaaCATTAATTACAAGTCAAATCCTAAAGCGAAAAACAAATGATGAATTAGATATTGTTAAAAGTTACACAAAGACCAAATCAAAAAAGCAAGGCAAATATTCCGAAACTATTTTACTTCCACAAACTCAATTTCGTGTACATTTAAATGGTAAAATACGAATACaggaagataaatatttaactgaA AAGTGTGGTTTTTCTGAGTTATATaattggcaaaaaaaaaatctttcaggaccagattttattttacatgatGGACCTCCTTATGCAAATGGAATTCCCCATATGGGACATGCTATTAATAag ATTCTTAAGGATATAACATTAAGATATAAGATTATGAATCAAAATCGAGTTCATTATGTACCAGGTTGGGATTGTCATGGTTTACCAATTGAGCTAAAAGCTGTACATAATAATGCTGAAAATCCCTTAGAAATTAGGAAGAAAg CTCGTAAATATGCTGAAGAAGCTATTATTAAACAGAAAAAAGCTTTCCAGTCATGGGGTGTGACAGCTGACTGGAATGAATctggatattattttactagtcattcatcatatataaaaaatcaacttcgtcaattcataaaattatataagaaaggTATCATATTTAGGGATTTTATGCCAGTCTATTGGTCTCCATCTTCAAG aaCAGCATTAGCTGAATCCgaattagaatataatcaGCAACACCAAAGTAAAGCTGTGATTATTCGTCTATATGTTGATAATATTCCAGTAaacttaaattcatttaaaaatcatgcAATATATGCATTAATATGGACTACTACACCATGGAGTTTAGTAGCTAATCAAGCTATAACTTTTTCTGCAAATGCTACATATTGtcttgttgaaaataattcaagagatttatatattattgcacaAGATTTATTAAGTACTATTGAATTAAAACTTGGTTCTTTGAGAACATTAGTATGTTTTAAAg TTTTATTAGGAAAAGAATTAGAGAGCAGCACATACTTCCATCCTTTCACAAAGCACAAATGCCCCTTCTTAGCTGCAAATCATGTTACTACAAATTTGGGAACAGGATTAGTTCATACTGCTCCTGCACATGGTCCAGAAGATTTTTTAGTTGcactagaaaataaaattcatatt TTATCTATAGTTGACACTGAAGGTCGATATACTAAAGAAGCTGGTTCACAATTTTGTGGATTACAAGTATTAACAGAAGGAGTTGATAAAGTGATAGATCTTTTGAATCAAGATATTTTGCATGTAGAAACATTAACACATAGTTATCCATATGATTGGCGAACGAAAAAACCAGTTCTTATTCGTGCGAGTAATCAATGGttcattgatataaattctcttaaggaaaaaattatt gataatatcaaaaatatagatatatatcctAAATGTAATCATACATCTTTTATGAATGCTTTACTTGctggaataaaaaatcgacCATATTGGTGTATTTCGCGACAACGTTCTTGGGGAACACCTATACCTGTAGTGTATAGTAAAACAACGGGTAAAGCATTTACAAATGA agaAATAGTCGAACGATTATGCAATTCCATAGACAAATACGGTCCTGATTGTTGGTgggaatattcaataaaagatttaataggATTAgatatgattgaaaaattgaatatcgcAGTAGATGatatagaaaaaggaaat gatATTATGGATATTTGGTTTGATAGTGGAATTTCATGGTCAATTCTACCAAATGGAAAAGCAAATCTTTATTTAGAAGGCTATGATCAATTCAATGGTTGGTTTCAATCATCCTTAATAACATCTATAGCTTTACAGGAATGTCCATCTTAtag tgCTATATTTGTACATGGATTTGCAGTtgatgaaaattgtttaaaaatgtcaaaatCAATAGGAAATGTGATAAATCCGGAAGAAATTTTACAGGGTGGAtctaatttggaaaaaaatccaatatatGGTGTTGATGTTTTGag atggTGGGTAGCTAATCATGGCTCTCAACATACACAAATACCagtttcaagaaatatatttgatggaTGTAAACAAAGCGTTTATAAACTTCGTTTAATATTACGTTTTCTCTTAGGTGCTTTACATCCTTATTACGaagatattaattgtaaacctcaatatcgaattattgacaaatatatgttatatttattattttgttataatgaacag atACAGCaacattacaataattatgattatcatCATGCAAGTAAAATGATTATGAACTTTATAACAAATGTATCGAGTCTTTACTGTACTTTAATCAAAGATAGACTTTATTGTGATGAAGCAACATCTTCAATACGTATTGCAGTCATACaagttataaaagaaattttaaatgttcttATAAGATCTATTGCTCCTATTCTTCCACACTTAGCAGAAGAAGCATGGCTATATTATCCTAAAAATtgtg catatataccattacattgtACTCAATacaatgtattaaattcttGGAATGATCCAAGTATTGTACAGCACATAAATGTGGCACTTCGATTgagatataacattttaaaaattgctaaTAAAACTACATGGAAATTGCATGGTATTATAGATGCTAGTAAGGAAGATTTTATTTCGCTTTgt cttTTTCATGATGAACGACACTCATCAATATCTGAATTATGCGAAATATTACAACTGTCATCGGTAACATTGATTGAAAACAATACAATCAATGAAACACGAATTCAAGTATCTGAAATTCAAGAAACGTTATGTGAACGATGTAGAAGATATCCTGAAACGCAAAAAAATGGTTTATGTACACGTTGTGCTTATgttctttctaaaaataaatcaatgcagactgtaattgtataa
- the LOC107992571 gene encoding isoleucine--tRNA ligase, mitochondrial isoform X3 translates to MGHAINKILKDITLRYKIMNQNRVHYVPGWDCHGLPIELKAVHNNAENPLEIRKKARKYAEEAIIKQKKAFQSWGVTADWNESGYYFTSHSSYIKNQLRQFIKLYKKGIIFRDFMPVYWSPSSRTALAESELEYNQQHQSKAVIIRLYVDNIPVNLNSFKNHAIYALIWTTTPWSLVANQAITFSANATYCLVENNSRDLYIIAQDLLSTIELKLGSLRTLVCFKVLLGKELESSTYFHPFTKHKCPFLAANHVTTNLGTGLVHTAPAHGPEDFLVALENKIHILSIVDTEGRYTKEAGSQFCGLQVLTEGVDKVIDLLNQDILHVETLTHSYPYDWRTKKPVLIRASNQWFIDINSLKEKIIDNIKNIDIYPKCNHTSFMNALLAGIKNRPYWCISRQRSWGTPIPVVYSKTTGKAFTNEEIVERLCNSIDKYGPDCWWEYSIKDLIGLDMIEKLNIAVDDIEKGNDIMDIWFDSGISWSILPNGKANLYLEGYDQFNGWFQSSLITSIALQECPSYSAIFVHGFAVDENCLKMSKSIGNVINPEEILQGGSNLEKNPIYGVDVLRWWVANHGSQHTQIPVSRNIFDGCKQSVYKLRLILRFLLGALHPYYEDINCKPQYRIIDKYMLYLLFCYNEQIQQHYNNYDYHHASKMIMNFITNVSSLYCTLIKDRLYCDEATSSIRIAVIQVIKEILNVLIRSIAPILPHLAEEAWLYYPKNCAYIPLHCTQYNVLNSWNDPSIVQHINVALRLRYNILKIANKTTWKLHGIIDASKEDFISLCLFHDERHSSISELCEILQLSSVTLIENNTINETRIQVSEIQETLCERCRRYPETQKNGLCTRCAYVLSKNKSMQTVIV, encoded by the exons ATGGGACATGCTATTAATAag ATTCTTAAGGATATAACATTAAGATATAAGATTATGAATCAAAATCGAGTTCATTATGTACCAGGTTGGGATTGTCATGGTTTACCAATTGAGCTAAAAGCTGTACATAATAATGCTGAAAATCCCTTAGAAATTAGGAAGAAAg CTCGTAAATATGCTGAAGAAGCTATTATTAAACAGAAAAAAGCTTTCCAGTCATGGGGTGTGACAGCTGACTGGAATGAATctggatattattttactagtcattcatcatatataaaaaatcaacttcgtcaattcataaaattatataagaaaggTATCATATTTAGGGATTTTATGCCAGTCTATTGGTCTCCATCTTCAAG aaCAGCATTAGCTGAATCCgaattagaatataatcaGCAACACCAAAGTAAAGCTGTGATTATTCGTCTATATGTTGATAATATTCCAGTAaacttaaattcatttaaaaatcatgcAATATATGCATTAATATGGACTACTACACCATGGAGTTTAGTAGCTAATCAAGCTATAACTTTTTCTGCAAATGCTACATATTGtcttgttgaaaataattcaagagatttatatattattgcacaAGATTTATTAAGTACTATTGAATTAAAACTTGGTTCTTTGAGAACATTAGTATGTTTTAAAg TTTTATTAGGAAAAGAATTAGAGAGCAGCACATACTTCCATCCTTTCACAAAGCACAAATGCCCCTTCTTAGCTGCAAATCATGTTACTACAAATTTGGGAACAGGATTAGTTCATACTGCTCCTGCACATGGTCCAGAAGATTTTTTAGTTGcactagaaaataaaattcatatt TTATCTATAGTTGACACTGAAGGTCGATATACTAAAGAAGCTGGTTCACAATTTTGTGGATTACAAGTATTAACAGAAGGAGTTGATAAAGTGATAGATCTTTTGAATCAAGATATTTTGCATGTAGAAACATTAACACATAGTTATCCATATGATTGGCGAACGAAAAAACCAGTTCTTATTCGTGCGAGTAATCAATGGttcattgatataaattctcttaaggaaaaaattatt gataatatcaaaaatatagatatatatcctAAATGTAATCATACATCTTTTATGAATGCTTTACTTGctggaataaaaaatcgacCATATTGGTGTATTTCGCGACAACGTTCTTGGGGAACACCTATACCTGTAGTGTATAGTAAAACAACGGGTAAAGCATTTACAAATGA agaAATAGTCGAACGATTATGCAATTCCATAGACAAATACGGTCCTGATTGTTGGTgggaatattcaataaaagatttaataggATTAgatatgattgaaaaattgaatatcgcAGTAGATGatatagaaaaaggaaat gatATTATGGATATTTGGTTTGATAGTGGAATTTCATGGTCAATTCTACCAAATGGAAAAGCAAATCTTTATTTAGAAGGCTATGATCAATTCAATGGTTGGTTTCAATCATCCTTAATAACATCTATAGCTTTACAGGAATGTCCATCTTAtag tgCTATATTTGTACATGGATTTGCAGTtgatgaaaattgtttaaaaatgtcaaaatCAATAGGAAATGTGATAAATCCGGAAGAAATTTTACAGGGTGGAtctaatttggaaaaaaatccaatatatGGTGTTGATGTTTTGag atggTGGGTAGCTAATCATGGCTCTCAACATACACAAATACCagtttcaagaaatatatttgatggaTGTAAACAAAGCGTTTATAAACTTCGTTTAATATTACGTTTTCTCTTAGGTGCTTTACATCCTTATTACGaagatattaattgtaaacctcaatatcgaattattgacaaatatatgttatatttattattttgttataatgaacag atACAGCaacattacaataattatgattatcatCATGCAAGTAAAATGATTATGAACTTTATAACAAATGTATCGAGTCTTTACTGTACTTTAATCAAAGATAGACTTTATTGTGATGAAGCAACATCTTCAATACGTATTGCAGTCATACaagttataaaagaaattttaaatgttcttATAAGATCTATTGCTCCTATTCTTCCACACTTAGCAGAAGAAGCATGGCTATATTATCCTAAAAATtgtg catatataccattacattgtACTCAATacaatgtattaaattcttGGAATGATCCAAGTATTGTACAGCACATAAATGTGGCACTTCGATTgagatataacattttaaaaattgctaaTAAAACTACATGGAAATTGCATGGTATTATAGATGCTAGTAAGGAAGATTTTATTTCGCTTTgt cttTTTCATGATGAACGACACTCATCAATATCTGAATTATGCGAAATATTACAACTGTCATCGGTAACATTGATTGAAAACAATACAATCAATGAAACACGAATTCAAGTATCTGAAATTCAAGAAACGTTATGTGAACGATGTAGAAGATATCCTGAAACGCAAAAAAATGGTTTATGTACACGTTGTGCTTATgttctttctaaaaataaatcaatgcagactgtaattgtataa
- the LOC107992571 gene encoding isoleucine--tRNA ligase, mitochondrial isoform X2, whose protein sequence is MYLVNKIVNMYRFIIKRTLITSQILKRKTNDELDIVKSYTKTKSKKQGKYSETILLPQTQFRVHLNGKIRIQEDKYLTEKCGFSELYNWQKKNLSGPDFILHDGPPYANGIPHMGHAINKILKDITLRYKIMNQNRVHYVPGWDCHGLPIELKAVHNNAENPLEIRKKARKYAEEAIIKQKKAFQSWGVTADWNESGYYFTSHSSYIKNQLRQFIKLYKKGIIFRDFMPVYWSPSSRTALAESELEYNQQHQSKAVIIRLYVDNIPVNLNSFKNHAIYALIWTTTPWSLVANQAITFSANATYCLVENNSRDLYIIAQDLLSTIELKLGSLRTLVCFKGKELESSTYFHPFTKHKCPFLAANHVTTNLGTGLVHTAPAHGPEDFLVALENKIHILSIVDTEGRYTKEAGSQFCGLQVLTEGVDKVIDLLNQDILHVETLTHSYPYDWRTKKPVLIRASNQWFIDINSLKEKIIDNIKNIDIYPKCNHTSFMNALLAGIKNRPYWCISRQRSWGTPIPVVYSKTTGKAFTNEEIVERLCNSIDKYGPDCWWEYSIKDLIGLDMIEKLNIAVDDIEKGNDIMDIWFDSGISWSILPNGKANLYLEGYDQFNGWFQSSLITSIALQECPSYSAIFVHGFAVDENCLKMSKSIGNVINPEEILQGGSNLEKNPIYGVDVLRWWVANHGSQHTQIPVSRNIFDGCKQSVYKLRLILRFLLGALHPYYEDINCKPQYRIIDKYMLYLLFCYNEQIQQHYNNYDYHHASKMIMNFITNVSSLYCTLIKDRLYCDEATSSIRIAVIQVIKEILNVLIRSIAPILPHLAEEAWLYYPKNCAYIPLHCTQYNVLNSWNDPSIVQHINVALRLRYNILKIANKTTWKLHGIIDASKEDFISLCLFHDERHSSISELCEILQLSSVTLIENNTINETRIQVSEIQETLCERCRRYPETQKNGLCTRCAYVLSKNKSMQTVIV, encoded by the exons atgtatttagtgaataaaatagtaaatatgtatagatttataattaaacgaaCATTAATTACAAGTCAAATCCTAAAGCGAAAAACAAATGATGAATTAGATATTGTTAAAAGTTACACAAAGACCAAATCAAAAAAGCAAGGCAAATATTCCGAAACTATTTTACTTCCACAAACTCAATTTCGTGTACATTTAAATGGTAAAATACGAATACaggaagataaatatttaactgaA AAGTGTGGTTTTTCTGAGTTATATaattggcaaaaaaaaaatctttcaggaccagattttattttacatgatGGACCTCCTTATGCAAATGGAATTCCCCATATGGGACATGCTATTAATAag ATTCTTAAGGATATAACATTAAGATATAAGATTATGAATCAAAATCGAGTTCATTATGTACCAGGTTGGGATTGTCATGGTTTACCAATTGAGCTAAAAGCTGTACATAATAATGCTGAAAATCCCTTAGAAATTAGGAAGAAAg CTCGTAAATATGCTGAAGAAGCTATTATTAAACAGAAAAAAGCTTTCCAGTCATGGGGTGTGACAGCTGACTGGAATGAATctggatattattttactagtcattcatcatatataaaaaatcaacttcgtcaattcataaaattatataagaaaggTATCATATTTAGGGATTTTATGCCAGTCTATTGGTCTCCATCTTCAAG aaCAGCATTAGCTGAATCCgaattagaatataatcaGCAACACCAAAGTAAAGCTGTGATTATTCGTCTATATGTTGATAATATTCCAGTAaacttaaattcatttaaaaatcatgcAATATATGCATTAATATGGACTACTACACCATGGAGTTTAGTAGCTAATCAAGCTATAACTTTTTCTGCAAATGCTACATATTGtcttgttgaaaataattcaagagatttatatattattgcacaAGATTTATTAAGTACTATTGAATTAAAACTTGGTTCTTTGAGAACATTAGTATGTTTTAAAg GAAAAGAATTAGAGAGCAGCACATACTTCCATCCTTTCACAAAGCACAAATGCCCCTTCTTAGCTGCAAATCATGTTACTACAAATTTGGGAACAGGATTAGTTCATACTGCTCCTGCACATGGTCCAGAAGATTTTTTAGTTGcactagaaaataaaattcatatt TTATCTATAGTTGACACTGAAGGTCGATATACTAAAGAAGCTGGTTCACAATTTTGTGGATTACAAGTATTAACAGAAGGAGTTGATAAAGTGATAGATCTTTTGAATCAAGATATTTTGCATGTAGAAACATTAACACATAGTTATCCATATGATTGGCGAACGAAAAAACCAGTTCTTATTCGTGCGAGTAATCAATGGttcattgatataaattctcttaaggaaaaaattatt gataatatcaaaaatatagatatatatcctAAATGTAATCATACATCTTTTATGAATGCTTTACTTGctggaataaaaaatcgacCATATTGGTGTATTTCGCGACAACGTTCTTGGGGAACACCTATACCTGTAGTGTATAGTAAAACAACGGGTAAAGCATTTACAAATGA agaAATAGTCGAACGATTATGCAATTCCATAGACAAATACGGTCCTGATTGTTGGTgggaatattcaataaaagatttaataggATTAgatatgattgaaaaattgaatatcgcAGTAGATGatatagaaaaaggaaat gatATTATGGATATTTGGTTTGATAGTGGAATTTCATGGTCAATTCTACCAAATGGAAAAGCAAATCTTTATTTAGAAGGCTATGATCAATTCAATGGTTGGTTTCAATCATCCTTAATAACATCTATAGCTTTACAGGAATGTCCATCTTAtag tgCTATATTTGTACATGGATTTGCAGTtgatgaaaattgtttaaaaatgtcaaaatCAATAGGAAATGTGATAAATCCGGAAGAAATTTTACAGGGTGGAtctaatttggaaaaaaatccaatatatGGTGTTGATGTTTTGag atggTGGGTAGCTAATCATGGCTCTCAACATACACAAATACCagtttcaagaaatatatttgatggaTGTAAACAAAGCGTTTATAAACTTCGTTTAATATTACGTTTTCTCTTAGGTGCTTTACATCCTTATTACGaagatattaattgtaaacctcaatatcgaattattgacaaatatatgttatatttattattttgttataatgaacag atACAGCaacattacaataattatgattatcatCATGCAAGTAAAATGATTATGAACTTTATAACAAATGTATCGAGTCTTTACTGTACTTTAATCAAAGATAGACTTTATTGTGATGAAGCAACATCTTCAATACGTATTGCAGTCATACaagttataaaagaaattttaaatgttcttATAAGATCTATTGCTCCTATTCTTCCACACTTAGCAGAAGAAGCATGGCTATATTATCCTAAAAATtgtg catatataccattacattgtACTCAATacaatgtattaaattcttGGAATGATCCAAGTATTGTACAGCACATAAATGTGGCACTTCGATTgagatataacattttaaaaattgctaaTAAAACTACATGGAAATTGCATGGTATTATAGATGCTAGTAAGGAAGATTTTATTTCGCTTTgt cttTTTCATGATGAACGACACTCATCAATATCTGAATTATGCGAAATATTACAACTGTCATCGGTAACATTGATTGAAAACAATACAATCAATGAAACACGAATTCAAGTATCTGAAATTCAAGAAACGTTATGTGAACGATGTAGAAGATATCCTGAAACGCAAAAAAATGGTTTATGTACACGTTGTGCTTATgttctttctaaaaataaatcaatgcagactgtaattgtataa
- the LOC107992571 gene encoding isoleucine--tRNA ligase, mitochondrial isoform X4 translates to MGHAINKILKDITLRYKIMNQNRVHYVPGWDCHGLPIELKAVHNNAENPLEIRKKARKYAEEAIIKQKKAFQSWGVTADWNESGYYFTSHSSYIKNQLRQFIKLYKKGIIFRDFMPVYWSPSSRTALAESELEYNQQHQSKAVIIRLYVDNIPVNLNSFKNHAIYALIWTTTPWSLVANQAITFSANATYCLVENNSRDLYIIAQDLLSTIELKLGSLRTLVCFKGKELESSTYFHPFTKHKCPFLAANHVTTNLGTGLVHTAPAHGPEDFLVALENKIHILSIVDTEGRYTKEAGSQFCGLQVLTEGVDKVIDLLNQDILHVETLTHSYPYDWRTKKPVLIRASNQWFIDINSLKEKIIDNIKNIDIYPKCNHTSFMNALLAGIKNRPYWCISRQRSWGTPIPVVYSKTTGKAFTNEEIVERLCNSIDKYGPDCWWEYSIKDLIGLDMIEKLNIAVDDIEKGNDIMDIWFDSGISWSILPNGKANLYLEGYDQFNGWFQSSLITSIALQECPSYSAIFVHGFAVDENCLKMSKSIGNVINPEEILQGGSNLEKNPIYGVDVLRWWVANHGSQHTQIPVSRNIFDGCKQSVYKLRLILRFLLGALHPYYEDINCKPQYRIIDKYMLYLLFCYNEQIQQHYNNYDYHHASKMIMNFITNVSSLYCTLIKDRLYCDEATSSIRIAVIQVIKEILNVLIRSIAPILPHLAEEAWLYYPKNCAYIPLHCTQYNVLNSWNDPSIVQHINVALRLRYNILKIANKTTWKLHGIIDASKEDFISLCLFHDERHSSISELCEILQLSSVTLIENNTINETRIQVSEIQETLCERCRRYPETQKNGLCTRCAYVLSKNKSMQTVIV, encoded by the exons ATGGGACATGCTATTAATAag ATTCTTAAGGATATAACATTAAGATATAAGATTATGAATCAAAATCGAGTTCATTATGTACCAGGTTGGGATTGTCATGGTTTACCAATTGAGCTAAAAGCTGTACATAATAATGCTGAAAATCCCTTAGAAATTAGGAAGAAAg CTCGTAAATATGCTGAAGAAGCTATTATTAAACAGAAAAAAGCTTTCCAGTCATGGGGTGTGACAGCTGACTGGAATGAATctggatattattttactagtcattcatcatatataaaaaatcaacttcgtcaattcataaaattatataagaaaggTATCATATTTAGGGATTTTATGCCAGTCTATTGGTCTCCATCTTCAAG aaCAGCATTAGCTGAATCCgaattagaatataatcaGCAACACCAAAGTAAAGCTGTGATTATTCGTCTATATGTTGATAATATTCCAGTAaacttaaattcatttaaaaatcatgcAATATATGCATTAATATGGACTACTACACCATGGAGTTTAGTAGCTAATCAAGCTATAACTTTTTCTGCAAATGCTACATATTGtcttgttgaaaataattcaagagatttatatattattgcacaAGATTTATTAAGTACTATTGAATTAAAACTTGGTTCTTTGAGAACATTAGTATGTTTTAAAg GAAAAGAATTAGAGAGCAGCACATACTTCCATCCTTTCACAAAGCACAAATGCCCCTTCTTAGCTGCAAATCATGTTACTACAAATTTGGGAACAGGATTAGTTCATACTGCTCCTGCACATGGTCCAGAAGATTTTTTAGTTGcactagaaaataaaattcatatt TTATCTATAGTTGACACTGAAGGTCGATATACTAAAGAAGCTGGTTCACAATTTTGTGGATTACAAGTATTAACAGAAGGAGTTGATAAAGTGATAGATCTTTTGAATCAAGATATTTTGCATGTAGAAACATTAACACATAGTTATCCATATGATTGGCGAACGAAAAAACCAGTTCTTATTCGTGCGAGTAATCAATGGttcattgatataaattctcttaaggaaaaaattatt gataatatcaaaaatatagatatatatcctAAATGTAATCATACATCTTTTATGAATGCTTTACTTGctggaataaaaaatcgacCATATTGGTGTATTTCGCGACAACGTTCTTGGGGAACACCTATACCTGTAGTGTATAGTAAAACAACGGGTAAAGCATTTACAAATGA agaAATAGTCGAACGATTATGCAATTCCATAGACAAATACGGTCCTGATTGTTGGTgggaatattcaataaaagatttaataggATTAgatatgattgaaaaattgaatatcgcAGTAGATGatatagaaaaaggaaat gatATTATGGATATTTGGTTTGATAGTGGAATTTCATGGTCAATTCTACCAAATGGAAAAGCAAATCTTTATTTAGAAGGCTATGATCAATTCAATGGTTGGTTTCAATCATCCTTAATAACATCTATAGCTTTACAGGAATGTCCATCTTAtag tgCTATATTTGTACATGGATTTGCAGTtgatgaaaattgtttaaaaatgtcaaaatCAATAGGAAATGTGATAAATCCGGAAGAAATTTTACAGGGTGGAtctaatttggaaaaaaatccaatatatGGTGTTGATGTTTTGag atggTGGGTAGCTAATCATGGCTCTCAACATACACAAATACCagtttcaagaaatatatttgatggaTGTAAACAAAGCGTTTATAAACTTCGTTTAATATTACGTTTTCTCTTAGGTGCTTTACATCCTTATTACGaagatattaattgtaaacctcaatatcgaattattgacaaatatatgttatatttattattttgttataatgaacag atACAGCaacattacaataattatgattatcatCATGCAAGTAAAATGATTATGAACTTTATAACAAATGTATCGAGTCTTTACTGTACTTTAATCAAAGATAGACTTTATTGTGATGAAGCAACATCTTCAATACGTATTGCAGTCATACaagttataaaagaaattttaaatgttcttATAAGATCTATTGCTCCTATTCTTCCACACTTAGCAGAAGAAGCATGGCTATATTATCCTAAAAATtgtg catatataccattacattgtACTCAATacaatgtattaaattcttGGAATGATCCAAGTATTGTACAGCACATAAATGTGGCACTTCGATTgagatataacattttaaaaattgctaaTAAAACTACATGGAAATTGCATGGTATTATAGATGCTAGTAAGGAAGATTTTATTTCGCTTTgt cttTTTCATGATGAACGACACTCATCAATATCTGAATTATGCGAAATATTACAACTGTCATCGGTAACATTGATTGAAAACAATACAATCAATGAAACACGAATTCAAGTATCTGAAATTCAAGAAACGTTATGTGAACGATGTAGAAGATATCCTGAAACGCAAAAAAATGGTTTATGTACACGTTGTGCTTATgttctttctaaaaataaatcaatgcagactgtaattgtataa